The following proteins are encoded in a genomic region of Thermococcus pacificus:
- a CDS encoding OsmC family protein — protein sequence MSEPVKGKVEWFKDYQFVGHIEGDKCSVILGEGGISPMKLLLLSVAGCTAYDVVMILQKMREPIKGLEVEISGERREEHPRIYSKVHLHYKIHGNVSEEKAKRAIELSQDKYCSASAHIKLSGAKLTYSFEIVRED from the coding sequence ATGTCCGAGCCGGTGAAGGGAAAGGTCGAGTGGTTTAAGGATTATCAGTTCGTAGGGCACATCGAGGGTGACAAATGCTCCGTCATCCTCGGTGAGGGCGGCATAAGTCCGATGAAGCTCCTGCTTTTAAGCGTCGCTGGATGTACAGCCTACGACGTGGTCATGATACTCCAGAAGATGCGCGAGCCGATTAAAGGCTTGGAGGTCGAGATAAGCGGTGAGAGGCGCGAGGAGCACCCGAGGATTTACAGCAAGGTTCACCTGCACTATAAGATACATGGCAATGTAAGCGAGGAAAAGGCGAAGAGGGCGATAGAGCTGAGCCAGGACAAGTACTGCTCCGCAAGCGCCCACATAAAGCTCAGTGGGGCAAAGCTGACCTATTCCTTTGAGATAGTGAGGGAGGATTAG
- a CDS encoding SPL family radical SAM protein yields MYVRPFDPWKAKLCTCPFKYTLNVYTGCDHACVYCYITSYIPNAFRVRTKENLLSKLERELRKFDKRHIIALSYSSDPYPTIERELGVTRKVLELFKRYGVRCLLLTKSDIFERDIDILSELKCAVGITVTTVDERKARMLEPNAPSPRARIRALKKAKEAGIPVYARIDPIIPFYTWEDFDETLDALSFVSHITVSTLKLRADSKKRMFAKFPELRGKLWPLYEKGERIGGYHYLPQELRFEILREAERKILKRGITFGSCREGYRSFPSCDGSHLVPR; encoded by the coding sequence ATGTACGTAAGACCCTTCGACCCCTGGAAGGCGAAGCTCTGCACCTGCCCCTTCAAGTACACGCTGAACGTCTACACAGGCTGTGACCACGCCTGCGTCTACTGCTACATAACGAGCTACATCCCGAACGCCTTTCGGGTAAGAACCAAGGAGAACCTTCTGTCAAAGCTGGAGAGGGAGCTGAGGAAGTTCGACAAACGCCACATCATAGCGCTCTCCTACTCCTCCGACCCGTATCCGACCATCGAGCGCGAGCTGGGGGTAACGCGGAAGGTGCTGGAGCTCTTCAAGAGATACGGCGTCCGCTGTCTGCTCCTCACGAAGTCGGATATCTTCGAGCGCGACATCGATATACTGAGCGAGCTGAAGTGCGCCGTCGGGATAACCGTGACGACAGTGGACGAGAGGAAGGCGAGGATGCTGGAGCCTAACGCGCCATCTCCAAGGGCCAGAATCCGGGCGCTTAAGAAGGCGAAGGAAGCGGGGATTCCCGTTTACGCGCGCATAGACCCGATAATCCCTTTCTACACGTGGGAGGACTTCGATGAGACGCTCGACGCCCTAAGCTTTGTGAGTCACATAACGGTTTCCACCCTCAAGCTCAGGGCGGACTCGAAGAAGAGGATGTTTGCCAAGTTCCCGGAGCTTAGGGGGAAGCTGTGGCCGCTCTACGAGAAGGGGGAGAGAATAGGAGGATACCACTACCTCCCGCAAGAGCTCCGCTTCGAAATCCTCCGGGAAGCGGAGAGAAAAATCTTGAAGAGGGGAATCACGTTTGGGTCGTGTCGTGAA
- the snatA gene encoding neutral amino acid NAAT transporter SnatA, whose product MVGPVIEYLKYFIILYGGLFAITNPVGAVPVFLSVTHDLSWRERREIATKTAIAVVVTLVVFALIGEWIFKFFGSSTDAFAIAGGILLFKMAMEMLSGKLSTVKISTEETEEFSEEVVTLEEVAIIPLAIPLISGPGAITTVMLYMAKSHHLSEKATVIASIVAIGLTVWLVLCSSNRIQKKLGRVGIKVMTRMMGLILTSMAVQMIINGIKGAFGL is encoded by the coding sequence ATGGTGGGCCCCGTGATTGAGTATCTGAAGTATTTCATTATCCTTTATGGTGGTCTGTTCGCGATAACGAACCCGGTTGGAGCCGTGCCTGTTTTCCTGAGCGTCACCCATGACCTCAGCTGGCGTGAAAGGCGCGAGATAGCGACGAAGACCGCCATAGCCGTCGTGGTAACACTCGTCGTCTTCGCCCTCATCGGTGAGTGGATATTCAAGTTCTTCGGCTCAAGCACCGACGCCTTTGCGATAGCCGGCGGCATACTGCTCTTCAAGATGGCCATGGAGATGCTCTCAGGAAAGCTTTCGACGGTCAAGATAAGCACGGAGGAAACTGAGGAGTTCAGCGAGGAAGTGGTCACGCTGGAGGAGGTAGCTATAATACCTCTGGCAATACCGCTCATCTCAGGTCCCGGCGCGATAACAACGGTAATGCTCTACATGGCCAAAAGCCACCACCTCTCCGAGAAGGCCACCGTCATAGCGAGCATCGTGGCGATAGGGCTGACCGTCTGGCTAGTCCTCTGCTCCTCGAACAGGATACAGAAGAAGCTCGGGAGGGTCGGCATCAAGGTGATGACGAGGATGATGGGTCTGATACTCACCTCGATGGCCGTGCAGATGATAATCAACGGCATAAAGGGGGCGTTTGGGCTTTAG
- a CDS encoding family 4A encapsulin nanocompartment shell protein produces MRGDLIRVLSTAEEKANELKLDGYEPDVILLGKEAYDFVREQANEEFGGEEEVFELSGLKVRVVEELGKDAVVIDSKTLGMGPGGAKRFKVVL; encoded by the coding sequence ATGCGCGGCGATCTGATACGGGTTCTAAGCACCGCAGAGGAGAAGGCAAACGAGCTGAAGCTCGACGGATACGAGCCAGACGTGATCCTTCTAGGAAAGGAGGCCTACGATTTCGTAAGAGAGCAGGCCAATGAGGAGTTTGGCGGTGAGGAAGAGGTCTTCGAGCTCTCGGGCCTGAAGGTAAGGGTCGTGGAAGAGCTCGGAAAGGACGCGGTCGTCATAGACAGTAAAACCCTCGGCATGGGGCCCGGAGGGGCCAAGAGGTTTAAAGTCGTCCTATAA